Proteins co-encoded in one Papaver somniferum cultivar HN1 chromosome 5, ASM357369v1, whole genome shotgun sequence genomic window:
- the LOC113282025 gene encoding uncharacterized protein LOC113282025, which produces MVLRKEIYGGEIPAASLFRVTMTRSSVEGDVKDLQFGSLDWNKLGPLSSCDSCDVAVPTVVNVNASNADKFSPVESYKQQQTEEYSLSMMSRESYKQQTEEDALSTTSTIDYSYPEEEYLKEGEADDEEDLTPTEENKDEAPSGLSLEVSEWFDWWDMSDQRLERFISSCKVSDAGGLEASTWIHVYAYFNEKKLYGGYGVVVRNALREPIIASA; this is translated from the exons ATGGTTTTGCGGAAGGAGATCTATGGAGGTGAAATACCTGCCGCTTCTTTGTTTCGCGTAACGATGACAAGAAG TAGTGTAGAAGGGGATGTAAAGGACCTGCAATTTGGTTCTCTTGATTGGAATAAACTTGGTCCTCTTTCATCTTGTGATTCCTGTGATGTTGCTGTTCCCACCGTTGTCAACGTCAATGCCAGCAACGCCGACAAGTTCTCACCAGTTGAATCttataaacaacaacaaacagAAGAATATTCCCTCTCTATGATGAGTCGAGAATCTTATAAACAACAAACAGAAGAAGATGCCCTCTCTACGACGAGTACTATAGACTATTCCTACCCAGAAGAAGAATATTTAAAAGAAGGTGAggcagatgatgaagaagatctaACACCAACAGAAGAGAACAAA GATGAGGCTCCCTCTGGCCTCAGTCTTGAGGTGTCTGAATGGTTTGATTGGTGGGACATGTCAGACCAAAGACTTGAACGATTCATCAGTTCATGTAAAGTGTCAGATGCTGGAGGACTTGAAGCATCGACTTGGATTCATGTGTATGCTTACTTCAATGAGAAAAAACTCTATGGAGGATATGGAGTTGTTGTACGCAATGCGCTAAGAGAACCAATCATTGCTTCAGCTTAA
- the LOC113282026 gene encoding ADP,ATP carrier protein 2, chloroplastic-like isoform X1, with protein MLKTYLKDSHQNLFHCKHILVLSRQWQWSLALKKNTLVNRTVKFFSNLKKNLGPGVDGWAVSLKGMMTIVVCTGLSICGIYRWVNIFEPLPVTARRRCVREGSSTYRLEVQDLLETSRCLNKLVSKLTFI; from the exons ATGTTGAAGACGTATTTAAAGGATTCCCACCAGAACCTG tttcactgtAAGCATATATTGGTGTTGAGTCGGCAATGGCAATGGAGTTTAGCCCTCAAAAAGAACACATTAGTAAACAG AACTGTCAAGTTTTTCTCTAACCTGAAGAAAAATTTGGGTCCTGGAGTTGATGGTTGGGCTGTTTCCTTGAAAGGAATGATGACCATTGTTGTCTGCACGGGGCTTTCAATCTGTGGTATCTATCGGTGGGTTAACATTTTTGAGCCTCTTCCCGTAACAGCAAGAAGAAG GTGCGTACGAGAAGGTTCTTCTACCTACAGACTGGAGGTACAAGATTTACTGGAAACAAGCAGATGTTTGAATAAGTTGGTAAGTAAATTGACGTTCATCTGA
- the LOC113282026 gene encoding ADP,ATP carrier protein 2, chloroplastic-like isoform X3, whose translation MLKTYLKDSHQNLFHCKHILVLSRQWQWSLALKKNTLVNRTVKFFSNLKKNLGPGVDGWAVSLKGMMTIVVCTGLSICGIYRCVREGSSTYRLEVQDLLETSRCLNKLVSKLTFI comes from the exons ATGTTGAAGACGTATTTAAAGGATTCCCACCAGAACCTG tttcactgtAAGCATATATTGGTGTTGAGTCGGCAATGGCAATGGAGTTTAGCCCTCAAAAAGAACACATTAGTAAACAG AACTGTCAAGTTTTTCTCTAACCTGAAGAAAAATTTGGGTCCTGGAGTTGATGGTTGGGCTGTTTCCTTGAAAGGAATGATGACCATTGTTGTCTGCACGGGGCTTTCAATCTGTGGTATCTATCG GTGCGTACGAGAAGGTTCTTCTACCTACAGACTGGAGGTACAAGATTTACTGGAAACAAGCAGATGTTTGAATAAGTTGGTAAGTAAATTGACGTTCATCTGA
- the LOC113282026 gene encoding uncharacterized protein LOC113282026 isoform X4, translated as MLKTYLKDSHQNLFHCKHILVLSRQWQWSLALKKNTLVNRTVKFFSNLKKNLGPGVDGWAVSLKGMMTIVVCTGLSICGIYRCVREGSSTYRLEVQDLLETSRCLNKLIVKL; from the exons ATGTTGAAGACGTATTTAAAGGATTCCCACCAGAACCTG tttcactgtAAGCATATATTGGTGTTGAGTCGGCAATGGCAATGGAGTTTAGCCCTCAAAAAGAACACATTAGTAAACAG AACTGTCAAGTTTTTCTCTAACCTGAAGAAAAATTTGGGTCCTGGAGTTGATGGTTGGGCTGTTTCCTTGAAAGGAATGATGACCATTGTTGTCTGCACGGGGCTTTCAATCTGTGGTATCTATCG GTGCGTACGAGAAGGTTCTTCTACCTACAGACTGGAGGTACAAGATTTACTGGAAACAAGCAGATGTTTGAATAAGTTG atTGTGAAATTGTAG
- the LOC113282026 gene encoding ADP,ATP carrier protein 2, chloroplastic-like isoform X2, whose translation MLKTYLKDSHQNLFHCKHILVLSRQWQWSLALKKNTLVNRTVKFFSNLKKNLGPGVDGWAVSLKGMMTIVVCTGLSICGIYRWVNIFEPLPVTARRRCVREGSSTYRLEVQDLLETSRCLNKLIVKL comes from the exons ATGTTGAAGACGTATTTAAAGGATTCCCACCAGAACCTG tttcactgtAAGCATATATTGGTGTTGAGTCGGCAATGGCAATGGAGTTTAGCCCTCAAAAAGAACACATTAGTAAACAG AACTGTCAAGTTTTTCTCTAACCTGAAGAAAAATTTGGGTCCTGGAGTTGATGGTTGGGCTGTTTCCTTGAAAGGAATGATGACCATTGTTGTCTGCACGGGGCTTTCAATCTGTGGTATCTATCGGTGGGTTAACATTTTTGAGCCTCTTCCCGTAACAGCAAGAAGAAG GTGCGTACGAGAAGGTTCTTCTACCTACAGACTGGAGGTACAAGATTTACTGGAAACAAGCAGATGTTTGAATAAGTTG atTGTGAAATTGTAG